A single Cyclopterus lumpus isolate fCycLum1 chromosome 1, fCycLum1.pri, whole genome shotgun sequence DNA region contains:
- the zgc:175214 gene encoding LOW QUALITY PROTEIN: RING finger protein 122 (The sequence of the model RefSeq protein was modified relative to this genomic sequence to represent the inferred CDS: inserted 1 base in 1 codon) has product MLPSQWCNGCLCGLGSQRSEHYCSMASDIYHLPLNVYVIVLGIGLFVFMLSLIFCCYLFRLKQQGTREQFSYNEVVLKGASKKLSLLGQTCAVCLEEFRTRDELGVCPCSHAFHKKCLLKWLEIRSVCPMCNKPILRLHTDAPXGAEGPLDPEEV; this is encoded by the exons ATGTTACCATCTCAATGGTGTAACG GATGCCTGTGTGGTTTGGGTTCCCAGCGCTCTGAACACTACTGCAGCATGGCGTCTGACATCTATCACCTCCCGCTCAATGTCTATGTCATTGTGCTGGGCATCGGCCTCTTCGTCTTCATGCTCAGCCTCATCTTCTGCTGCTACCTTTTCAG GTTGAAACAACAAGGAACAAGGGAGCAGTTCAGCTACAATGAG GTGGTGCTGAAGGGAGCAAGCAAGAAACTGAGCCTTCTAGGA caAACCTGTGCGGTGTGTTTGGAAGAATTCAGGACCAGAGATGAACTGGGAGTGTGCCCGTGCTCCCATGCATTTCACAAGAA GTGCCTCCTTAAGTGGCTGGAGATCCGCAGCGTGTGCCCCATGTGTAACAAACCCATCCTCCGGCTCCACACAGACGCTC AGGGTGCTGAGGGGCCATTGGATCCGGAGGAGGTGTGA
- the LOC117743163 gene encoding calcium homeostasis modulator protein 1, with protein MDKFRMMFQFLQSNQESFMSGICGIMALASAQMYSAVEFSCPCMPEYNYTYGIGQLIIPPIWFFLIGFVLNNNVSVLTEEWKRPTGRRSKDPTILRYMFCSITQRSLIAPAVWVSVTLMDGKSFLCAFSIDLDIAKFGNDSLLTGLSEIEKLRLLARIPCKDLFKHEEVRVAASRYIKCISQACGWIFLLMMTFTAFLIRAIRPCFTQAAFLKTKYWSHYIDIERKMFDDTCKEHAKSFAKVCIQQYFENISGEMRSFHHHRSSKDDNDNEDEDKRSDEEKLLGIRAQDDMNKVLWNWHTSKPALALRKDQLDGEANGRLNGEANGAANGCVKGQTRDVEKREWAVYYSKV; from the exons ATGGATAAGTTTCGTATGATGTTCCAGTTCCTCCAATCCAACCAGGAATCCTTTATGAGTGGGATCTGTGGGATCATGGCACTCGCTAGTGCACAGATGTACTCTGCCGTTGAGTTCAGCTGCCCCTGTATGCCAGAATACAACTACACCTATGGGATCGGACAGCTCATTATTCCACCGATATGGTTCTTTCTGATAGGTTTTGTGTTGAACAATAATGTGTCAGTGCTCACAGAGGAATGGAAAAGACCCACAGGGAGACGCAGCAAGGATCCAACAATCCTTCGCTACATGTTTTGCTCGATCACACAGAGATCTTTAATAGCACCTGCAGTGTGGGTGTCTGTCACTCTCATGGATGGGAAGAGCTTCCTCTGTGCTTTCAGCATCGACTTGGATATTGCTAAGTTTGGGAATGACAGTCTGCTGACGGGGTTGTCAGAGATTGAGAAGCTCAGACTGCTGGCAAGGATTCCATGCAAAGACCTCTTTAAGCATGAGGAAGTAAGAGTGGCCGCATCACGATACATCAAGTGTATATCACAG GCATGTGGATGGATATTTCTGCTCATGATGACCTTCACGGCTTTCCTGATCCGAGCTATTCGACCATGCTTTACCCAAGCCGCCTTCCTCAAGACCAAGTACTGGTCTCATTACATTGACATTGAGCGCAAGATGTTCGATGATACCTGTAAGGAACATGCCAAGAGCTTCGCCAAGGTTTGCATCCAGCAGTACTTTGAGAACATCAGCGGGGAGATGCGCAGCTTCCACCACCATCGCTCCAGCAAGGACGACAACGACAATGAAGACGAGGATAAGAGAAGTGATGAAGAAAAGCTTCTGGGTATCAGGGCCCAGGATGATATGAATAAAGTGTTATGGAACTGGCACACCTCTAAACCAGCTCTGGCTCTGAGAAAGGACCAACTGGACGGTGAAGCCAATGGCAGACTGAATGGAGAGGCCAACGGAGCAGCGAATGGATGCGTAAAGGGACAGACCCGGGACGTGGAGAAGAGGGAATGGGCGGTGTATTACAGTAAGGTCTGA
- the LOC117731042 gene encoding inositol 1,4,5-trisphosphate receptor-interacting protein, with amino-acid sequence MMQDTLLRVLVVALGLLTYPRDEPGVEEWDEIPTVGIQKHEERLLMGCENLDHKMAPVREEMIHTDKQGPQDDIRNIRADQHVTEKDTMSVLKGVTVIHQDLEKEVVDRHSSENGHLIENSDSSWPQNSKSEPETALKTLQIDREPNGDLQLDKKSKQGGDIRTDGSFTDPSRPQRQQEKSEEKVVFSPKEQESPLSHHHAMTSENETSQDIGDWEGDYLWYMWNALSIISMFRFFRKYLGKQSQMKQEEITAFPGTCTTAEVPLPDNDTLQQFHSKCLEVSSDKKWKEFLEGFTKDLFAAMRTVCDSKGGMVIEDFQIVDVCDIIVPFTPPYPYSFQCQLWNGQASDLLPDMQVCGQIKLVENEKTQNGCHCQSPNSDDMVCLLHCETESVKTEMTDVRDVLLCTRNSHFLSKSMVTKWFQSTIKQAWEQISHKYEFELNIRYISAPGALTVRFRSGKKISFSVNPVVKGNTDAHFFINHCSPNNLDTSWTLSLTYYEDSLLEHIAKRLPVNSCHRQTLEIALFLHKRQTALSGSSALKDFHFKAALMHLLLTKDPSQWKPHHVACRLRGLLAFMERSLKKKLLHHVLIGNPLRQRFIELPAEYTHAKTVNLFHPLVVHNGIYKNAVMHFQEMLRNAHMLIHDYLD; translated from the coding sequence ATGATGCAAGATACTCTGCTGCGAGTGCTTGTGGTAGCTCTGGGTCTCCTCACATATCCAAGGGACGAGCCCGGGGTTGAGGAATGGGACGAGATCCCCACAGTGGGCATCCAAAAGCACGAAGAGAGACTGTTGATGGGATGCGAGAACCTGGACcacaaaatggcacctgtcaggGAGGAAATGATACATACCGACAAACAAGGGCCTCAAGATGATATAAGAAACATTCGGGCTGATCAACATGTTActgaaaaagacacaatgtCAGTCTTAAAAGGTGTGACTGTCATCCATCAAGATTTAGAGAAGGAAGTTGTTGATCGCCACTCATCAGAAAACGGACATTTGATAGAAAATTCAGATTCAAGTTGGCCTCAAAACTCCAAAAGTGAACCTGAGACTGCTCTGAAGACTTTACAAATTGACCGTGAGCCAAATGGAGATTTACAGCTGGACAAGAAGAGTAAACAGGGAGGAGACATCCGGACTGATGGCTCGTTTACAGACCCAAGCAGACCACAAAGGCAACAAGAAAAGTCTGAGGAGAAGGTGGTGTTCAGCCCCAAAGAACAAGAATCACCTCTGTCACACCATCACGCCATGACCTCCGAAAATGAAACTTCACAGGACATCGGTGACTGGGAAGGGGATTACCTCTGGTACATGTGGAACGCTCTCTCCATCATTTCTATGTTCCGCTTCTTTAGGAAATACCTCGGAAAACAATCCCAAATGAAACAAGAAGAAATCACGGCCTTCCCAGGGACCTGTACCACTGCTGAAGTGCCGCTACCAGACAACGACACTCTGCAGCAATTTCATTCTAAATGTTTAGAAGTCTCATCGGATAAGAAGTGGAAGGAGTTCTTGGAGGGGTTTACAAAGGATCTGTTTGCAGCCATGAGGACCGTCTGTGATAGCAAAGGCGGCATGGTAATTGAGGATTTTCAGATAGTGGATGTGTGTGATATCATCGTCCCCTTTACGCCACCTTATCCATATAGTTTCCAGTGTCAGCTGTGGAATGGTCAGGCAAGTGACCTGCTGCCAGATATGCAAGTCTGCGGTCAAATCAAACTGGTGGAAAATGAGAAAACCCAAAATGGCTGCCACTGTCAGTCTCCTAATTCAGATGATATGGTGTGTTTGCTGCATTGTGAGACTGAGAGTGTGAAGACGGAAATGACTGATGTTCGTGACGTCCTTCTTTGCACGAGGAACTCCCACTTCCTTTCAAAATCCATGGTTACCAAATGGTTTCAGAGCACTATCAAACAAGCGTGGGAACAGATTTCACATAAGTATGAGTTTGAACTCAACATTCGCTACATTAGCGCTCCAGGTGCTCTGACAGTTCGGTTCCGATCAGGGAAGAAGATTAGCTTCAGTGTGAATCCTGTGGTTAAAGGCAACACTGATGCCCATTTCTTCATTAATCATTGCTCCCCAAACAACCTGGATACCTCCTGGACACTCTCCCTGACCTACTATGAAGACAGTTTGTTAGAGCACATCGCTAAACGTCTGCCTGTAAACTCATGCCACAGACAAACTCTTGAAATTGCACTTTTCCTTCACAAGAGACAGACGGCATTGTCGGGAAGCAGTGCTCTCAAGGATTTTCATTTCAAAGCTGCACTAATGCATCTGCTTTTGACCAAAGACCCATCACAGTGGAAACCACACCATGTGGCTTGCAGGCTACGAGGCTTACTGGCCTTCATGGAGAGAAGCCTCAAGAAAAAACTACTGCACCATGTTCTAATTGGGAACCCTTTAAGACAGAGGTTTATTGAACTTCCTGCTGAATATACTCATGCAAAGACCGTGAATCTCTTCCATCCCCTTGTGGTCCACAACGGTATCTACAAAAATGCTGTGATGCATTTCCAGGAAATGCTTAGAAACGCACACATGCTGATACATGATTATCTAGATTAA
- the zp3c gene encoding LOW QUALITY PROTEIN: uncharacterized protein zp3c (The sequence of the model RefSeq protein was modified relative to this genomic sequence to represent the inferred CDS: inserted 3 bases in 2 codons; deleted 2 bases in 1 codon; substituted 3 bases at 3 genomic stop codons): protein MDLMHAGMVLLLFCSANQFRGGAMYGPFMQDPEWERMATVMAEEMTXGPKPHYXSADXSSTVEAKNVPASEDQKGLFKPAKGARHLPNSVKETDRRLPPLLLKWSNQTRLTPXSASGNEITGSKTYTVGXLKTVYINNCFMTLLTCFILSNCNCVVESKVKKKLKFLTFTVLKFSVGTLIFKDKVSTSLSSQQLYMYCDIFLGKCTPTQSLKACNYDQATKT, encoded by the exons ATGGAtctgatgcatgctgggatggttttgctgttgttttgttctgctAATCAATTCAGAGGTGGAGCGATGTATGGCCCGTTTATGCAAGACCCTGAGTGGGAGAGAATGGCTACAGTGATGGCTGAAGAAATGA GAGGCCCGAAACCACATTATTGAAGTGCTGATTGATCTTCAACAGTTGAAGCAAAGAACGTTCCAGCCTCTGAGGACCAGAAAGGGCTTTTCAAGCCAGCTAAGGGAGCCAGGCACCTGCCTAACTCTGtcaaagaaacagacagaagactGCCTCCATTACTCCTCAAGTGGAGCAACCAGACCAGA CTGACGCC CTCAGCATCAGGGAACGAAATCACTGGTTCCAAAACTTACACCGTGGGCTAGCTGAAGACAGTGTACATCAACAACTGCTTCATGACTTTGTTAACATGCTTTATTCTCTCTAATTGCAACTGTGTGGTTGAAagcaaagtgaaaaaaaaattaaagttcCTAACTTTCACTGTCCTAAAATTCAGTGTCGGTACCTTAATCTTCAAGGACAAGGTTTCCACTTCGTTATCATCACAA CAACTCTACATGTACTGTGAC ATTTTTTTGGGGAAATGTACTCCAACTCAGAGTTTAAAGGCTTGCAATTATGATCAAGCTACCAAAACGTGA
- the LOC117731050 gene encoding ras-related protein Rab-40C produces the protein MRGMMGTQSSPVKSYDYLLKFLLVGDSDVGKREILDSLQDGSVESPYPYSSGIDYKTTTILLDGKRVKLELWDTSGQGRFCTIFRSYSRGAQGILLVYDITNVWSFDGIDRWMREIDEHAPGVPRILVGNRLHLAFKRQVPTEQARAYAEKNSMTFFEVSPLCNFNVIESFTELSRIVLMRHGMEKFWRPNRVFSLQDLCCRSIVSCTPVHLIDKLPLPVAIKSHLKSFSMANGMNAVMMHGRSYSVANSAASGGSSGGSKANSLKRSKSFRPPQTPPKNSSSSSKGNCKIS, from the exons ATGCGTGGGATGATGGGCACACAGAGTAGTCCAGTCAAGAGCTACGATTATCTGCTGAAATTTCTTTTGGTGGGAGACAGCGACGTTGGAAAACGTGAAATCTTGGACAGCTTACAAGACGGATCCGTAGAGTCTCCCTATCCCTACAGCAGTG GGATCGATTACAAAACCACCACAATTCTGCTGGACGGGAAAAGAGTGAAACTAGAGTTATG GGACACATCCGGGCAGGGCAGATTCTGCACCATCTTCAGGTCTTACTCTCGTGGAGCACAG GGCATCCTGCTTGTGTATGACATAACCAACGTCTGGTCGTTTGATGGCATTGACCGCTGGATGCGTGAAATTGACGAG CATGCCCCAGGTGTACCCAGGATTCTGGTGGGAAATCGTCTTCACCTGGCTTTCAAGCGGCAGGTACCAACGGAGCAGGCGAGGGCCTATGCAGAAAAGAACAGCATGACTTTCTTTGAGGTCAGTCCGCTGTGCAACTTCAACGTTATCGAATCGTTCACAGAACTCTCCCGCATTGTGCTGATGAGGCACGGGATGGAAAAATTCTGGAGGCCCAACAGAG TCTTCAGCCTCCAAGATCTGTGCTGCCGCTCCATCGTCTCCTGCACACCGGTGCACCTCATTGACAAATTGCCCCTCCCTGTGGCCATCAAGTCGCACCTCAAGTCTTTCTCCATGGCCAACGGCATGAACGCAGTCATGATGCATGGACGCTCCTACTCGGTGGCCAACAGTGCAGCCTCAGGTGGTAGCAGCGGCGGAAGCAAAGCCAACAGTCTGAAACGCTCAAAGTCCTTCAGGCCTCCGCAGACTCCTCCAAAGAACTCGTCGTCATCCTCCAAGGGGAACTGTAAGATTTCATAG